GCATGGTCGGCGGCATGCTGTTGTCGTCGGTCATCACGCTGTCGGCATTCACGGCGAACGTCTATCTGATGCTCGCGTTCTTCGGCATCGCGTACGGCAGCCTCGCGTTCGCCGCGGCCAGCATCTGGTCACTGCCGGGCGACGTCGCGCCGACGCCGGACCATGTCGCGTCGATCGGCGGCATTCAGAACTTTGCGTCGAACCTCGCCGGCATCGTGATCACGACTTTCACCGGCGTGATGGTCGCGATGACCAAGGGCTCGTTCACGATCCCGCTCGTGGTGGCCGGCGGCTTCTGCTTTCTCGGCGCCTTCAGTTATCTGGTCATAGTGGGCCGCATCGAACCGCTGTCCATTGCGTTCGATACCGAAGAAGCGTCGACAGGTGTGGGCTCAGTGATCTGATGTAGCTGACAGCTGCCCGCAATCCATTCCATTCGAGGCTTTCTCATGTTCACTCAAGCTAGCAGTGCGCCCCAGGTAATTCGTCTGCATCCAAACGACGATGTGATCATCGCGACCCGGCAGCTCTTGCCTGGCACGCGCATCGACGCGGAACGACTGGTCGTGACAGGACTCGTTCCGCCTGGCCACAAGATCGCCACGCGCGATATTGCGAAGGGCGAGCCGGTCAAGCGCTACAACCAGATCATCGGTGTGGCGCGAGAAGCGATTGCACGCGGCCAGCACGTTCACGTGCACAACCTCGGCATGTCCGAATTCTCGCGCGATCATGCGTTCGGCGTCGACACGCATCCGACCGACTACGTCGCCGAGCCGGCGCACTTCATGGGCATTCGGCGCGACGACGGCCGCGTCGCGACCCGCAATTACATCGGCATCCTGACGAGTGTGAACTGTTCTGCCACGGTCGCCCGTGCGATCGCGGATCACTTCAGGCGCGACATCCGCCCCGAAGCGCTCGCCGACTTCCCGTACGTGGATGGCGTCGTCGCATTGACACACGGACTCGGCTGCGGCATTGACATGCAGGGAGAAGGCATCGCCGTATTGCGCCGCACGTTGGCCGGCTACGCGGTGCATCCGAACTTCGCGTCGGTAATGTTCGTCGGACTCGGCTGCGAAACCAACCAGATCGACGGCGTGCTCGAAGCGGCCGGCCCGGCCGGAAAAGAGATGAAGCTGCGCAGCTTCACGATTCAGGACAGCGGCGGCACTCGCAAGACGATCGAGCGCGGCGTCGCGCTGGTCAAAGAAATGCTCGCCGACGCGAATCGCGTTGAGCGCGTTCCAGTGCCCGCGTCGCATCTGTGCGTCGGTCTTCAGTGCGGCGGTTCGGACGGCTATTCGGGCATCTCGGCGAATCCCGCGCTAGGCGCCGCGGTCGACCGGCTGGTGCGGCACGGCGGCACCGCGATCCTCTCGGAGACGCCGGAGATCTACGGCGCCGAGCATCTTCTGACGCGCCGCGCCGCGAGCCAGGCGGTGGGCGACAAGCTGCTCGCGCGGATCGCATGGTGGCAGGACTACTGCACGCGCAATGGCGGCGCGCTCGACAACAACCCGTCGGCCGGCAACAAGGCGGGCGGCTTGACGACGATCCTCGAAAAATCGCTCGGTGCGGTCGCGAAGGGCGGCACGACGAACCTCGTCGAGGTCTACGAGTATGCGCAGCCTATCGACGCTAAGGGCTTCGTATTCATGGACTCACCCGGCTACGATCCCGTGTCTGCGACGGGGCAGGTCGCCTCGGGCGCGAACCTGATCTGCTTCACGACCGGGCGAGGCTCCGCATACGGATGCGCGCCGTCGCCTTCGCTGAAGCTCGCAACCAACACCGCGCTGTGGGAACGGCAGGGGGATGACATCGATCTCAACTGCGGCGGCGTTGTCGACGGAAGCGCCAGCATCGACGAGCTGGGCGAAGCGATTTTCCGGATGATGCTCGACTGCGCATCTGGCACACGCTCGAAAAGCGAGTTGCATGGCTATGGGCAAAGCGAGTTCGTGCCCTGGCAGGTCGGCGTGGTGACCTGATCACGTTGACCGGAAAGGGCATGCACGCTAGAGAGACGAATACAAGATGAGGACAGTATTGAAACGCCGCCTTTATTCAGGCCGCGACGTGAACCGCGCGCACAGCATCGACGATCTGCGCGCGATGGCACGCAGGCGGCTGCCCAATTTCTGTTTCGAATATATCGAAGGCGGCGCTGAGGACGAGGCGACGCTGCGCCGCAATCGGGACGTGTTCGACGAAATCGCGTTCTTGCCGCGCACGCTCGTCAATGTCGAACACCGCAACCAGAGCAGAACGCTGTTCGGTCAGCGCACGGCGTCGCCGTTCATGATCGGCCCGACCGGCTACAGCGGACTGATGTTCCGCGAGGGCGACGTGCAGCTCGCGAGCGCCGCGGCGGCAGCCGGCATTCCGTTCGTGCTGAGCAACGCGTCGACGGTTGCGCTCGAAGAGGTCGTGCAACGCGCGGGCGGCCGGGTGTGGATGCAGGTCTACATGTATCGCACGCGCGAGTTCGTCGCGAAGCTCGCGCAACGCTCGCTTGCGGCCGGAATCGAAGCGCTGGTCGTCACGACGGACAGCGCGGTGTTCGGAAAACGCGAATGGGATCTGCGCAACTACATCAAACCGTTGATGCTCGACTGGCGCAACAAGTTCGACGTGCTGGGCCATCCGCGCTGGATGAGCAACGTGCTTTGGCCGAGCGGGATGCCGCACTTCGCGAATCTCGGCGACCTGTTACCGTCGGGGCAGACCAGCGTGAAGGGCGCGACGATTACGCTGGGTCAGCAGCTCGATCCGTCGCTCTCCTGGGACGACATACTCTGGCTGCGTGATCTGTGGCCCAAGCGCCTGGTCGTGAAGGGCGTGCTGGGCGCGCCGGACGCCGTGCGGGCGATCGAGGCGGGCGTCGACGGCATCGTGCTGTCGAATCACGGTGGCCGGCAGCTCGACGGCGCGGTGTCCGCAATGGACGTGCTGCCGGAAGTCGTCGATCAGGTGCGCGGCCGACTCGCTGTCATGCTCGACGGCGGGTTCCGCCGGGGCTCCGACATCCTGAAGGCTGTGGCGCTAGGCGCCGATGCCGTGCTGCTCGGCCGTGCAACGACCTACGGCCTGAGCGCGGGCGGCCGGCCGGGCGCCGCGCGCGCGATCCAGATATTGCAAACGGAAGTGGATCGCGGGTTGGGTCTGCTCGGGTGCAGCGATATTGCCGCGTTGGATCGCAGCTATCTTCGCTGGCAGTTGCTCAGCTCAGCGCAATCGCGAGTGCACGCTGGCAGCGCGCACGATGCGATGTCACTCGCGTGACGAACAGGATACGACGAAGCGGCGACGAGAAACGATGAGCGTGCCTGTCGGCAGCCTTGCCGCAACGCCATTCGTTACCGGTAACTAAACCGAATTGCACACGCTGGCACCAGTCGCTATACTGGCTCCGCGATCGGTGGCCTGACCAAAACCGATTGGCCTGACCGCAGCACGAATCAACGCAGACTGGCGAACGACGCGTTGTCGATCGAGTCACGGCGCGCGAAGAAAAACGAAAGGAGATGACAGGATGTTCCGTAAGGGAATGAAAGTCAGGGCCGCACTCGCACTCGCCGCATGCATGGTCGGCAGCGCGGCGCACGCGCAGGTCTCGAACGGCGACACGTCGCAAAAGAAGATCGCGTTATCGAACAGCTTCGCCGGCAATGCCTGGCGGCAGTCGATGCTCAAGAGTTGGAACGCGATTGCGCAACAAGCGGTGAGCGACAAGAAAATCGCCGCTGCGCCCGCGTTCACGACCGCGGAAAATCAGGTGACCGAACAGGCACAGCAGGTGCAGAACCTGATACTTCAAGGATACAACGCGATCGTGATCGACGCGGTATCGCCCACCGCGCTCAACGGTACGATCAAGAAGGCGTGTGCGGCGGGCATCGTCGTCGTGTCGTTCGACGGCGTCGTCGACGAACCGTGCGCGTATCGCGTGAACTTCGATTTCAAGGGCTGGGCCGAGCAGGGGGTCGATTATCTGGCGACCCGGTTGAACGGCAAAGGCAACATTCTCGAAGTGCGCGGCGTGGCCGGCATTTCCGTCGACAACCTGATGCATGAGGGCGTGCTCGACGGACTCAAGAAACATCCAGGCCTCAAGCTCGTTGGGTCGGTGAACGGCGACTGGACGCAATCGGTCGCGCAAAAGGCCGTCGCAGGTGTTCTCCCGACGCTGCCGCAAGTCGACGGGGTCGCGACCGAAGGCGAGATGTCGTTCGGCATCGCGCAGGCGTTCAAGGCGGCCGATCGTCCGACGCCGCCCATGATCATCGGCAGCACCTATCCGGAACTCGCATGGTGGAGCGAGCAGACGAAGACGGGTTACCAGTCGCGCTCGCTGTCGAACCCGCCGGGCGCGGTCTCGTTCGCGTTCTGGGTCGCGCAGCAGGTTCTCGCGGGCAAGCAGATCCCGAAGGACGTGACCATCAACGTACCGCTGCTCGCGATTTCGCAACAGGAGTTGCCGGCGAAGCTCGCCGCGACGCCGAAGGGCGGTATCGCCGACGTCACCTACACGTTGCCGCAGACCGTGGCCTTGCTCGACAAAAAGTAACTACGCTCAGACCCGATCCGGCAACGATCGGGCACGCGCGCGACGCCACGCATGGAGGCATGTGAATGGGCGCAACATCTAGCAACGGTCAGCCGGGCGCGCTGATTCGCTTCGAAGGCATCGGCAAGACCTTCGGCCGGGTACGCGCGCTCGCCGACATCGACTTTGCGTTCATGCGCGGAGAATGCGTCGGCATCGCGGGACATAACGGCGCGGGCAAATCCACGCTAATGGCGGTGCTGGCGGGCGTCTATGCGCCGACGCAGGGACGCATCGACGTTGAGGGACAAAGGGCGCCGCATTACGACGCCAACGTCGCGCGCCATGCGGGCGTGCGGTGCGTGTTCCAGGAGTTGTCGCTGTGCGCGAACCTGACGGTCGCCGAGAACATGACGATCGTGCATCCGCAATTGCGGGGGGCCGGCTGGCGTCGTAAGGCAACCGCGTTGATGCGCGAGAAGCTCGAAGAAATCTTTCCCGGCAATGGGTTGAAGGGCAATGAGCTGGTTTCCGACCTGACGCTCACGCAACAGCAGATGGTGGAAATCGCGCGCGGCTTTACAGTGACCGATGCGCCTGTGCGCCTCGTGATTCTCGACGAGCCGACGTCGTCGCTCGACGCGCATACGGCCGATCAACTGCTCGCGTTCGTCCGTCGCGCGGCGCAATCGGGAATCACGTGCGTGCTGATCACGCACATGCTGGGCGAAATCGAGCGCGTCGCAGATCGTGTGGTCGTGATGCGCGACGGCGGTATCGTCGGCGTGCTGCCGCGCGACGCGGTCAGCCGCGCGTCGATCATCCAG
This Paraburkholderia phymatum STM815 DNA region includes the following protein-coding sequences:
- a CDS encoding alpha-hydroxy acid oxidase, with protein sequence MKRRLYSGRDVNRAHSIDDLRAMARRRLPNFCFEYIEGGAEDEATLRRNRDVFDEIAFLPRTLVNVEHRNQSRTLFGQRTASPFMIGPTGYSGLMFREGDVQLASAAAAAGIPFVLSNASTVALEEVVQRAGGRVWMQVYMYRTREFVAKLAQRSLAAGIEALVVTTDSAVFGKREWDLRNYIKPLMLDWRNKFDVLGHPRWMSNVLWPSGMPHFANLGDLLPSGQTSVKGATITLGQQLDPSLSWDDILWLRDLWPKRLVVKGVLGAPDAVRAIEAGVDGIVLSNHGGRQLDGAVSAMDVLPEVVDQVRGRLAVMLDGGFRRGSDILKAVALGADAVLLGRATTYGLSAGGRPGAARAIQILQTEVDRGLGLLGCSDIAALDRSYLRWQLLSSAQSRVHAGSAHDAMSLA
- a CDS encoding ATP-binding cassette domain-containing protein; protein product: MGATSSNGQPGALIRFEGIGKTFGRVRALADIDFAFMRGECVGIAGHNGAGKSTLMAVLAGVYAPTQGRIDVEGQRAPHYDANVARHAGVRCVFQELSLCANLTVAENMTIVHPQLRGAGWRRKATALMREKLEEIFPGNGLKGNELVSDLTLTQQQMVEIARGFTVTDAPVRLVILDEPTSSLDAHTADQLLAFVRRAAQSGITCVLITHMLGEIERVADRVVVMRDGGIVGVLPRDAVSRASIIQAMGQQLEADKTASPARVRDARGDERAFRWHVGAHKRTAIEASRGEIVGFAGLAGQGQTEALLSIYEAATHRGAGRVRAAFVAGDRGRDGVFPVWSIAQNLDVRWLFGGAKPKRGLVDRTAGRALVEAWRTKIGIRGAPMSAGILSLSGGNQQKVLFARALASDAVLILMDDPTRGVDVGTKRDIYQLVHDEARKGRTFIWYTTENEELSHCDRTYVFRSAAVTRVLTADECTEEALLAASFEEQAA
- a CDS encoding ABC transporter substrate-binding protein, whose product is MFRKGMKVRAALALAACMVGSAAHAQVSNGDTSQKKIALSNSFAGNAWRQSMLKSWNAIAQQAVSDKKIAAAPAFTTAENQVTEQAQQVQNLILQGYNAIVIDAVSPTALNGTIKKACAAGIVVVSFDGVVDEPCAYRVNFDFKGWAEQGVDYLATRLNGKGNILEVRGVAGISVDNLMHEGVLDGLKKHPGLKLVGSVNGDWTQSVAQKAVAGVLPTLPQVDGVATEGEMSFGIAQAFKAADRPTPPMIIGSTYPELAWWSEQTKTGYQSRSLSNPPGAVSFAFWVAQQVLAGKQIPKDVTINVPLLAISQQELPAKLAATPKGGIADVTYTLPQTVALLDKK
- a CDS encoding UxaA family hydrolase, whose translation is MFTQASSAPQVIRLHPNDDVIIATRQLLPGTRIDAERLVVTGLVPPGHKIATRDIAKGEPVKRYNQIIGVAREAIARGQHVHVHNLGMSEFSRDHAFGVDTHPTDYVAEPAHFMGIRRDDGRVATRNYIGILTSVNCSATVARAIADHFRRDIRPEALADFPYVDGVVALTHGLGCGIDMQGEGIAVLRRTLAGYAVHPNFASVMFVGLGCETNQIDGVLEAAGPAGKEMKLRSFTIQDSGGTRKTIERGVALVKEMLADANRVERVPVPASHLCVGLQCGGSDGYSGISANPALGAAVDRLVRHGGTAILSETPEIYGAEHLLTRRAASQAVGDKLLARIAWWQDYCTRNGGALDNNPSAGNKAGGLTTILEKSLGAVAKGGTTNLVEVYEYAQPIDAKGFVFMDSPGYDPVSATGQVASGANLICFTTGRGSAYGCAPSPSLKLATNTALWERQGDDIDLNCGGVVDGSASIDELGEAIFRMMLDCASGTRSKSELHGYGQSEFVPWQVGVVT